The Cynocephalus volans isolate mCynVol1 chromosome 17, mCynVol1.pri, whole genome shotgun sequence genomic interval aaaagggctggtgccctttaggaaagggggcttacctaatgatgagccggtggtgagtggaagaagccagggccgaaaacaatggacgagggtggaccgtcaatggtgagcggtggaagggaggctggtcctggaggacggagttcccgaggggcgactcgaGAGGTGCTGCCGCTGTGAtctgaaaagtgttacagctcgagggagccctgaggggctaCTTGGAAGATGTTGCTGCTGTGATCCGAAAAGTGTCaccgctcgagagaagctccgtcccggctttcagcaccaaatgaaaggaagagtcgacaccagttgatgatccaccggagagagcccgtttattaggcagcacacacacatatatagggctttgaggggaaagctgattggcttacaatacaatccctacttagcataccgcatggggttggcggggagctgattggtgtgtaattggcgccggcgggaaggagaatacggaagagaagggcaaccagcgccatgatggggtgtggccgagaagggcttatgtgattggggtgtgatcccttgggtcatttgggtccctacattaATGACGGCCTGATACAATGAGTTGGGAAATATGTCcttctctttggtttttttttggaagattttgcaTGGGATTGTTATCATTTCCTACTTAAATATTTGCTAGAATTTATAAGTGATGCCATCTGAGTCTACAGTTTTCTTTGTGGGCAACTTTAAAACTacaattttaattcctttaataggTATTGGACTAGTCATGTTATTAATTTCTCTTGCATGaactttggtagtttgtgtctttcaaagaactgctgcattttatttaagttattaagtttattggcatacagttgttcacaATATATGTTTATTAGCCCACTAATATCTGTGGTATCTATAGTAATGACACCTCTCTTAttcctgatattagtaatttctttttaatttctttttatttctgatgagTCAGGCTTGATTATCTATTCTATTGAACTTATCAAAGaatggtttttgtttcattggttttctttctttttttattttctagtttgtgGATTTCTGTTgtggtctttattatttcctttctttcacttactttggatttaatgtgcttttctttgtctctctccttaAGGTAAAATATGAGGTGATTGATTTaagatcttttctttttactatgtAGGCATTAAGAGGTATAAAATTTCCCCTAAATATTGTTTTGGTGATATTCtatgttgtgttttattttcatttagttcaaaatttcctttttcatttaatttttggcCTACagggcatttaaaattttttattttgttttcagttttgggggGGATTCTCCTAAGATCTTTctgctgttgatttctaatttaattttattgtggttaGAACACATACTTTTTATGACGGAAATCTTTTCAAGTCTTTTAAGACCTGTTTTATGTTCCAGAATATGGTCCATCTTAGTAAACACAGAAAAACTGTACAGTCAGTTTATGTTCAGTGGAGTATTCTGGAAGCATAATTAAGTTGCTTGATGGTGTTACTTGAGTTCTCTGtatcttactgattttctgtccgTCTGTTTTATCGATTGAGAGAGGCCTGTGGAAAGCTCTAACTATATTtgtgggctctctctctctccttgcggttctatcagattttgctttatgtattgAGAAGCTTTTTCTGTTAGATGCAAAAGATTTTGGGACGTTAGCTTCTCTTAACAAATTGATTATTTTATCATTGTGAACGAACCTCTTTATCctgaataatattattttatctgaaatctacttgtttttcatattaataTAGACTTTCCAGCTTTCTTTCGACTAGTGTTAGTATTATGTAGTGCTTATTAACCTTTAACTTTTCATCCTTTACTCATAATTGTTTTAATGTCCTCATCTACTAATTTTATCATCAGCATCATTTCTGGTCTGTTTCATTTgatgatttttccctttttacGAGGTTATATTTTCCtagtaattttttaatgaatggtagacattgtaaattttaccttggtggttgctgaatatttttttccttgtataaATATCTTTAGCAATTTTTCTGAGACACAGTTATATTCCTTGGAAAAAGTTTAATCTTTTCAGGTCTTGTTTTAAGCTTTGTCAGGTTGAAGCAGAACTTGTATTAGATTTAgggtcattttttccccattcctgGAGCAAGATATTTCTAAGTACTCCAGCTAATGCTTCCTGAATTGTAAGATTTTCAATCTCATTGTTGGAAAAGGCACAATTTCTGGCCATACAAAGTCTCTGGACACCactaaaatttatgaattatatattttatgttgatcattgttttatgatttttgcaaaattatatttaaaaatgcttctgaAATCTTGAACTAAACTCACTTAAAAATGGTTTCCATATATACCTCATGGCAGATAAAGACAAtcactgaaatattttgtttggCTCCAAACTTTTTCACCTTATGTGTTAGGGCCTCAGGGAGTGAGATGGTTGTAGTAAAATGAAATCTGATTTAAGTATTCTGATCTTGACCTAACTGATTCAGCTAGCTAAGCagtattaaaacaacaacaacagaatagaACAGGGTTTTTAAGTTAGGGAAAATACTAATTTCTGATATCATATATTTATTCTAAAAGAAGGGATTTATGTGTCTTCTTTCCACACCAAGCGATGGAAGTAAGGCAGTGCTGTCCCCATCTGGAATAAGCATCATTCTTCACTTGGAAAATAAACTTGGTGCTTTAAAGATCCAATATCAACATCTGTCGTTGTTGTTCATTTCAGCTGTTGGAGTCCCAGAAAAGTAGATTTCCATCCTGATACGTGGATGTAGAtgtctttatgccaataccacactgtcttgattactttaAATTCATAGTAAGTTTTCAAATCCCATAGTgtaagttctccaactttgtttttctatatagaaaatGTTTAGGCTATTCTAATTACtttgaaatgttaaatttttgAATCGTGTTATCAGTTTCTACAAAACACCCTCTGAGGTTCTGATTAGGATTACGCTGAATTTATCAAGCCGTTTGAGGAGAATTTACCACCTTAATACGATTgagttttctaatccatgaacatcgTCTATCTCTGTATGAACTTAGGTGTTTGAACACTATTGTTAGcaacattttacagttttcaatgTACTTGTTTTGTTCAGCTTTTGCCAAGATTTTACGAACTGTCTTATACTTCTGttgatattttaaatagtattaattttgcatttcaatttcattttgcttactgattatatagagaaataaaattaagtctTGTCTATTGATCAGATATTTTGCAACCCTGCTAACCTCACTTATTATTTCAGGGAGCCTTCAAAAAGATTTTGTAGGATATTCTACATAGTTAACTATGTtgtctgtgaattttatttctcatttggatgacttttatttctctttctggtcttATTGCATTGACTAGTGTTTCCAGTATAATTCTGAATAGAGGTGGTGCAATTGATGTCCGTActtgatcttagggggaaagcattgaGTCTTCCATTGTTAAGTACAATGTTAGCTTTAGGTTTTTCACAGATGTCCTTTATCAGCCTAAGTGTTCTCTCTATTCGTATGTTTCTGAGATTTTTAATCAAGAGTGAATATTGGAtattatcaaacatttttttacatttatatattgtgAGGACGATATGGATTTTTTCTTTAGTCTATTAACTGATAGGCTAcaataattgatttttgaatgccAAACCAAACTTGCATCGCTACAATGAAACCTAGTTTGTCTTATAtgttgttggatttgatttgatAAAATTTTGGCAATAATTTGTGCACCAATGTTTATGGGATATATTGGagtgtggcttttgtttttttctggtattttctttttatggatttgTTGTCAGTACTGCTGGCCTCAGAAAATGGGTTGAAAAATCTTTTCAATATTGTAGATGATCTTGTGGAGaaatggtattatttcttcctttaatgttTGGTATAGTTCACACATGAGGTCATCTGTGCTTGTAATTTTCTTGTTGAGATGATTTTCAACCACgaactcaatttctttaatacataATTTCACATGTATTTCTTCTTGCATGagctttagtatttcttttatttagagAACTTGTCTGTTTAATCAAAGAGGTTCAATTCATTGAGATAAACTTGTTTATAACACTCTGTTACTTTCCTTTCAGTATCTGTAGACTGTGGGAATCCCAACTCTCATTCTCAATATCAGTaacttatgttttctcttttatctttcccaattagtctagctaaaggcttAATGATTGTATCGTTCTCATAAAAGAATCCATGTTTggtttaattaaattttttattttctattttatttattttgtcattttctttattgttttttctgcttactttgtatttaatttgcttttctttttctagttcctaaTGGTGGATAACaaggttctttcttttctagCAAGATGTTTATTACTATAAATTTCTCTTCATGCACTGCTTTAGTTGCATCTCACATGGTATGTTtggtatgttttaaaaattttaattccattctaaatgctttatagtttcactttttatttcttttttgatccatGAATCATTTTGAAACGTGTTACtgagtttccaaatatttggagattttccagatatctttttgttattgatttctaatttaattccactgCAGTCAGAAAACACTATCTGTATGATTTAAATCCTCTTAAATTTATTGATACTTGTTAGATCAGAATTCATCCACTTCTATGGCCTCTAATGCTACCATGCTGACATGAGAGACCTAAATCCTTGCCTATGCTATTCCACTATTCTCATAATTGGTCTCCCTGCTTTCTCACTTTCCTTCCTTCAGTTTATTCTCAACAAAAGAACTAGAAGGATATTTAAAAACTTGAACCACATTGTCACTCTCTGCTCATGACTTTCCATGAGGTTTTCAAATCACTCTTAATTAAACCAAGACCTTATAATTTCTTACAGAGCCTTACACAAATAGATTCCTTGTTACCTGTAAACTTTACCTCCTACTAACTCCCCCACCACACTGCTCATTAGCCAAAAgcctcatttttgtttctttaacatGCTAAGCACTCTCCTATTTTGGATGCTTTGCAGTTTCTAGTCCCCATCAGAAATATTCTCTCCCTCAGATAAGAACGATAACTTATTTCCTTGCTCTCCTTAACCTGTTTGCTCAAATTCCTCCTTAAGGAAGCCTACCCTGACCAATAGACTACTTTAAATTACAGCCCCACCCCAGGGTTCCTTATCCCCTCACCCTGCTTGTGTTGTTGTTCGAAAATAGCATTCATAGTCTTACAACATACCATATACTTgacatctttattattattattattattattattattattatttaatattattatttttttacattctaggatgttgttgcagagcagttgggagggaggaggagaggggaaaggggaaggaaatgggatggaagaaggaggaaggaggagggtgggattgaggcctgtgtcaccctcctcattcccacaggggagaccagggggcttccagtggtggcttggtcattgctaggctgagTGCAGACGTCAGGAGCATGTGACAAAAGCCCTCGCCCCACCACCCCAACTCGGGAACCTGGGGACCATCTTGCTGTGGCTCAGTAgtcatcactgagctggttgCAGGTGTCTGGGGGTCATGACCGAGGCCCTTGTCCCCCATCCTCAGTGATTCctggtgtcagggggcatggctgaggtccccagcccttcccccttTCTTGCTTGGTCGCCCtaggacttctggtccttctaggtgttataggtgttctttggagAAAGGAGACCTtaactagttaatatcaaactttgtctcgttgtgggtactttgttttttctttcagttctctgttggattatttgctgttcccaccacttaaactctgcactggaactaattaattgtccctttgcttacttctaaaatgggggaactttctatggggaccagtacttgagctctgtggttgagctaaattgctgctttgctgctgattccctagggaaggctttttgtgcagctcaggttttaacggttgaccttataggtatttcTGGCCTCTTgggatctggtacacctgggttgtgtagaagctCTTGTATGGACATGAGGCTTTTCATCctactgcaccccatgcaattctgcattcctgaccactCTCCTCCGAGTGGTCCTCCACTGACTGGGGTACAGATcacctgtccttgctgtgtcccagtggtCCCCCGGTGGGTCCATTTCCCCCACTACCCGTGCTCCAAACAATTGTTAtaggatgggccatgctctgCTCCCtaactggcctctgagtggctcctttttttcagctgttctggctcctagCTCCTGTTtcggtccacaggaaccctattagtggtcatgctggcctgggggccaccaaagccctcttctcccctgccgcctccaagcaacttcatctgaagggcacagctgtggcttttgacagctcctgctctgtgcactcagcagctccagctggAAGCAGCCGGGATTCAAAACAGTTGGAACAGTTttctctctcactgtggcttctcctgccttcatgaactccgtaggtctctcctcctcttcccctgagctctagcagccccagcttggctgtcgttgctttttcacagttgtaaattggttgatttgtgggagagagtgacactggggacagtCTGTTCTGTCATCGTGACCAAAAGCcaacatctttattatttttattgacagTGTATCTCCTCTATAAACTcctcaaaaagaaattctgactcATTTGTATAGaaaagtatctggcacatagtaggtatggAATACAAATTTACTTAATAAGAGATATTTATCTTTGTTTCAGCCAGAAATGGGTTGCCTCAGtttgagcaaaaagaaacaaCCCTCATTTTccaaactaaaaggaaaaaggatATAGACTATCCCACCAAGAAAAGCCCCGTAAAGGGGACAAACTTACTTAGAATTAGGAAATGTGTTAATAGAAGTGATTGCCATATGCATATCTGTTGGATTCTTTGCACCACAAGCACAGTAAAGTTAATAAGAAAGATCAAAAGCTTTGCAACTTGTTTAGGTTTTAGGAAGCTGTAAGAAAACACTTTATTAATCAGCTACTGCATTAGGAAGACAAGTATTTTGAACTTcgttttgaaaattagaaaatatactcTGTTTTTGTAGCtctggagaaaaagagagaacctAAACTATCACTCATTTGCATACAACTATTTATGACAttttaatatctaaaaaatatttcataaacattAAAACTAACTCAAATAATGGGTCAAAATGTACATTTCACTGTGGGCTATGAAAGCACTATCTCATATCACATTTGACAGTTCCGATCTTCTTCAACGTGGGAGTCAAGAATTTAAAGAATGAGAACATAGCTTCTGTAATTATATTTCACACTTCTAATcccagggaccatagggtccagaAAACAGGAGATACTATTAAAAGAAGAATTATAGGGTGCAAGAAACATGGTTGGCCTCCTAACTACCCATTTTTCAAAGAGCCATCTCTGACAGGGTCAGTGGctaagaaaaaagtgaaagtagGAGGTTGTCACTTGGAGAAAAAGATCTCCCTTCTGAGAAGCTTCCCCATAGCTCCCTTCATATCtctgttcctcaggctgtagatgaaggggttcagCATGGGGGTGACCACTGTGTACATCACTGAAGCAATGATGTCTTTGTCACTAGAGTTGCTTGATGATGGGAAAAAGTACAGTACCATAATTGTCCCATAGAATAGAAAAACCACAGAGAGATGGGAGCCACAGGTGGACAAGGCTTTGCAGATCCCCTTGATTGAAGGAGACCTCAGGATGGTGGCCCCGATGTGGCCATAAGAGACTAAAACACCAATAAATGACAAGATAAGGACCAATCCTCCAGCAACGATGATAACAATCTCATTAAGGGAGGTATCTGAACATGGGAGCTTGAGCAGAGCACGGAGGTCACAGAAGAAGTGGGgaatggtgttgtcagcacagaAGGACAGCTGAGCCAGGAGGAGGGTGTGGGACAAGGCACTGGCACAAGAGAGGAGCCAGGATGCAGCCAACAGAAACATGCACAGCTCCTCCCTCATGATGGTTGTGTAGTGGAGGGGGTGGCAGATGGCCACGTACCTGTCATAGGCCATCGCTGTGAGAAGAAGGTTGTCAAtacaaccaaaaaatataaagaaaaacatctgTGTTACACAGCCTGCATAAGGGATGGATTGATCCTGGGTATGCATGTTTATTAGCATCTTGGGGACAGTGACAGATGAGAAGGAGACGTCAGTGAGGGCCAGGTGgctgaggaagaagtacatgggggtgtggaggcgAGAGTCCAGCCTGATGAGCAGCACGATGAGCAGGTTCCCCAGCACCGTGGTCAGGTACATGCCCAGGAACAGGGCGAAGAACGCGCCCTGCTGCTCCGGCAGGATGGGGAGCCCCAGGAGGAGGAACTGGGACACGCGGCTCTGGTTCTCCCTCCTCATGCTGCTCTTTCTGCTGGAGATAAAAGGATATTGGGAATGTCCCAGATGAAAATAGTGATCACGGCAGAGTAGTGGTAACTACTCGGGACTCAGGGATGCCTTGGAGTGTCACTCGCAGGCTGCTGGCTGAATCCCCACCCTCACTCAGTGGAGCAGGAGTTGTTTAGCCAACAAAATTCCCTTCAGTGTAAACCAGGAGAAGTGTATTGATTTGTTTTCTATGGGTCAGACACTGTGCTCTTTCTTAGAGAAAATAGGGGAGCAGGTTCCTTCCCTCGAGGAGCTCTGATTCTAAGGAGAAGCCTCGTCAAGACCTGGTTCAGAGCAGTGAATCTGCAGCCAGATTTCTTGTGGATTCTGACTCTGACTTTCCAGCTGGTCTCGACACCTTTCTCTTTCTAGCCTCATTTTGAATCTCTACAAAATGAGCATAATAAGAGGTTACTACAGCTAAGaacaatttattgtgtattttccaacagctagaagagaggattctgaatgttgccaacacaaaaaaatgataaatgtttaaagtgATGGATacgctaattaccctgatttgatcattacgtATTGTATACAGGTATCCAAATACTCTGTACTCCGTAAACACATGCAATTGTTATGggtcaatttaaaatttttttaaaagatctaaaaaACCCCATAAGAATGCCTACACACAGGGTTTTCAGAAGAATTAAATGATACGACATGAGTTATGATATTGGAACAGAGTTTTTCATCTAGGAAGGGCACAGATACGTCATCTAAATCACTATGCCAGTGTGAGTGTCCAGATAAAGCCGGGGTGGATCTTTAGGAGTCCAATATACCA includes:
- the LOC134365491 gene encoding olfactory receptor 1J4 isoform X2 — its product is MSCMRRENQSRVSQFLLLGLPILPEQQGAFFALFLGMYLTTVLGNLLIVLLIRLDSRLHTPMYFFLSHLALTDVSFSSVTVPKMLINMHTQDQSIPYAGCVTQMFFFIFFGCIDNLLLTAMAYDRYVAICHPLHYTTIMREELCMFLLAASWLLSCASALSHTLLLAQLSFCADNTIPHFFCDLRALLKLPCSDTSLNEIVIIVAGGLVLILSFIGVLVSYGHIGATILRSPSIKGICKALSTCGSHLSVVFLFYGTIMVLYFFPSSSNSSDKDIIASVMYTVVTPMLNPFIYSLRNRDMKGAMGKLLRREIFFSK